The Tenebrio molitor chromosome 5, icTenMoli1.1, whole genome shotgun sequence genome segment ataaatgtgATGTATTAATAGAAAGTTGACGAGAAAATTGGTCTCTTGTTAACTAAAAAAATGTCGCCGGGATTGGAGATTTCAATTATCGATGTGGAGATAAGAGTATTGCTTTTCTGGTTCCAGGAGAGAGTAAGCCTGAAAAACTTGAAACTTTCAACGAGGACGACAATTCTAAGAAACAGGGGACCGAAGCCGATGTCCTGGCGGCCGCAGATCGTAACCCTGCCTTCAACCCTAAAACAAATCTCAGGCCAGGACAGAGATTCTTCATTTTGAATGGACAGCCGCTCTTTTCTAACTTCCCATACAACAACCAGCTCTACCCAGGAGTTCATCCGAGTGTCAATTTGAAATATGCCCAGATCGCCCCCAGTTTTATTTCGCAACCTGCTGCCAAAAACGTTTCGCCATTCCAAAATGTACTCTTCAGAAATAGTCAAATCGACGACGTCAGCGCCACTCATAGATTGGCCGGATCTGATTTACAGCAAGCATATCCTGAAAATTTAGTCTTGTTGAATCAACCCCCCTTCCAAGATGATTCTCTCTTCAGAAATCCTTTACCAGCTTTTCAACAAACGAAAGAGCTTAAACCCCAACTTAGAGAAGAAATAAAACAGCAAAACGACTTCGGAATTTTTCAACTGAAAGAAAACAGCGACCAAGATAACGACGCTGTAATTATAGAAGCTCGAGAACAAGATGAAGGTAGCAACGCACCAGACACAGAAGCTGAAGGTGAGAATGTTAAAACTTATAGACAAATGaccatttagaaaaaaaactttgtttttcgttttttatcaaagcaACCTTTTTGTTTACAATAAGCAAGAtttatgaacatttttttctagctAGTGCTCAaatatttgttaaagtttattTGACTTTATAACATTGTTCGTTCATTAAAAAAAGGTTACAAATTGTTATAGTTGTATCCGCCGCGGACAAACCAAGTGAGCCTACGATTTCTCAAGCCCAACCCGGTGCCATCGCACTTGCGGGTCCTGGAGGAGTGGCTGCAGCTGCACCTCGTGGAACGGCTTTTGTAGGAAAAGAAGGAGTTGCGATTTCTAGTCCGCAAGCTACTGCAGTCGCAGGACCTACCCGAGAcgaaatacaacaaaaaaataaaaaacaaaataaaagaaggcAATAGGTGATACAAAGTATGTGATAAGTAATAGGTATACAATTACTACGACGCGAAGCatagttgaaaaaaatatttaagtttttCAATCATATTTATTGaacaaatttaacataaaCGTAAGCTTGTATGCTTTCGAGAAATTTTTGACCATGTTGGCTAAATTTATGTAAGgtagaataatttttaattaaatgttttataacgaaaaatacttttttatttattgaatgTAGATGACCTTCCAATATCCAAGATTCCAAgacaaataacattttttcttatcGAACAAAGACATCAACTCTTATTGTAAAACCATTCGTAGAGAATTCTTTACTAATCTCTATATTgtagaaattaatattttgcaTAAAAATAGTATGTCCACCTGAagcacttttttaaacttacaaaacaagaaaattggtcttgttttaaaaatattttggagaAGTATGCAACATACAACGTGTCTAAGAAGTAAGtatgtacattaattttaaccagtgacagaTCTCGttaagaacaacaaaattgttatgtaccattttttctaaataaaattttcatttcagtacTTTAGCCtccca includes the following:
- the LOC138131674 gene encoding uncharacterized protein isoform X2, which gives rise to MLFHIALVIAVVCSSQGLPRPESPQAPSRTVEPKQVLYVPERQQYPQHQYPQQQYPSELQYDLSLLDPQFQIPSYNFIGDKQHFPRVQPQIVLYHGGAAPGQSFLLQPGSPPGNFLVPQPGPNVILRDAPAPPRPLFVAGYPKPAHIPPIEKDAEEVPTNPSKIPPFTPKGESKPEKLETFNEDDNSKKQGTEADVLAAADRNPAFNPKTNLRPGQRFFILNGQPLFSNFPYNNQLYPGVHPSVNLKYAQIAPSFISQPAAKNVSPFQNVLFRNSQIDDVSATHRLAGSDLQQAYPENLVLLNQPPFQDDSLFRNPLPAFQQTKELKPQLREEIKQQNDFGIFQLKENSDQDNDAVIIEAREQDEGSNAPDTEAEVVSAADKPSEPTISQAQPGAIALAGPGGVAAAAPRGTAFVGKEGVAISSPQATAVAGPTRDEIQQKNKKQNKRRQ
- the LOC138131674 gene encoding uncharacterized protein isoform X1 — encoded protein: MTPPLLRACIREVVGPPKELLLIYTLVHQAVSVDKMLFHIALVIAVVCSSQGLPRPESPQAPSRTVEPKQVLYVPERQQYPQHQYPQQQYPSELQYDLSLLDPQFQIPSYNFIGDKQHFPRVQPQIVLYHGGAAPGQSFLLQPGSPPGNFLVPQPGPNVILRDAPAPPRPLFVAGYPKPAHIPPIEKDAEEVPTNPSKIPPFTPKGESKPEKLETFNEDDNSKKQGTEADVLAAADRNPAFNPKTNLRPGQRFFILNGQPLFSNFPYNNQLYPGVHPSVNLKYAQIAPSFISQPAAKNVSPFQNVLFRNSQIDDVSATHRLAGSDLQQAYPENLVLLNQPPFQDDSLFRNPLPAFQQTKELKPQLREEIKQQNDFGIFQLKENSDQDNDAVIIEAREQDEGSNAPDTEAEVVSAADKPSEPTISQAQPGAIALAGPGGVAAAAPRGTAFVGKEGVAISSPQATAVAGPTRDEIQQKNKKQNKRRQ